The segment GTTAcctgggaaactcttgatgTGACAGAGTGCCACTGATATCAGAGTCCGAGAGCGTGTGGGATGCAGGTTAGCTAACGTGAACACGGCACCgcctaaaaagagaaaaagttctAATGCAggtgacagacaaacaaatatattaatgtttttctccaaaactctGGAGCCAAGTAAAAATGCAGAAGGGGGAGAAGTGAGAGGGGCAGCTTATTTTTATGCAATAAATGCCATTTATTAAGTCATCCTCTCCTTGTGACCACTTTGTTTTAAGTCTTGAATATACTGagcaaacaaaaatttgaatgtaaatataaattgcAGATCGCCTGCTGCACCACCTGGCCGAAGCTGACCACGTGGATATGCCGTCCTGCGCGCCTCGTCTCTTTAGGGTTTTTTTGGTGCGTACCACCAGGCCTGAAAAAAattctaggggaaacactgcattttGAAAGCGTAACGGCCAAGGGGAACATTCAAACACGGccggccgaccaatggtgtaacttcatcactcactcactcacgaACAAACGTGGTTATAGGTCCAGCCCCGCTGTTGCAGTCCAagcaaaaatacagtacagcaaTATCAGCAGGTGAAAGACACAATGGCAACCGCTTTCTGTCTGAAAGCACAACAAgaagcaaatgtttttttccctgcacCACCCAGAAGCCTTGAGGGCTTCAGCATGCATCATATAAAGGGCTTGTTGAACAGCTTCTGACACCACCTCCCAAAATTGACAATTTGACAATCACAACATCATCATGCAGTGATTGGCCTGGTGAGTGTAGGTGAGAAAGAAGGTGGTGTTAGAAtttcttcactttgttttttcacacaaCTACTTGTGTCACATTTCATGTGTACAGTTGTGTGCGACATCACTCATTTGTAAGATTCATGACATCAAGTCAACAAATTTGAGCTAAAGAGACAGAATTCttggagagagacaggggagGTAGTGGGTGCCTGTGCCTGTAACTGTGTGGTACATCcatgaaaaatgtacttttcatTACAAAAATGTACTCCTCttgatcttttgtttttgagtttgcggctgagtgtgaatgtgttgctTTATGAACTGGCTTACAgacagttttcttctttttatcgtggtagttttttttctgaggttGGCAATTCTTCAAGTGGATAAGCCGGATAAGCTACGTATGCTaggtattttatttttctgtgtgctgtgtAATCAGTTGGTCGGTTGGTTGTTAGTTGACTGATTTGCCTTTCAGTCGTTTGAACTATTCATGCTTTTTCTCTTTGAGGTCATTTGATACATGCTAAATTAAAGCCACCATGTGTAGaattttttatgtgattattaCATCTTTCAGATTATTCTGACGGCAGAAGTTTCATGGTAAAAAATTGTTGCTGTCAGTCTGTTATTTAATCTCAACAATTTGATATTGTGTGCGTGATTGTATGTTAATATCTGACTTACTTGGCCTTTGACCTGCCATTAATGGAGGAACCATATAGTATCCTGGTGGCCGGCCCAGTCCATGCTGGGTTGGATTCCAGCCTGGGTGTGACCCCATAAAGGGAAAACGAGGTACTGGCTGGAAGTATGGCCGGATGGGTGGACGACCTGGACTGTGGGACCTGGGAGGTTTTCTCTGTTGTGGAGGCTGTGACGGTTCTGAAACAAGAATAGGCAAACAGAGAAGCCATTATAAAGTGTACAGCCATAAATGTTTTATCACATTGTAGAGAGTCTATAGTAGAGAGCTTGTCATAAAGCATGTGTGCAAGACAATGACACATaaagacatttaattaaaatctcTAAATACTCGTACAATATAAGTGTATCAAACCGTGTATACAATGTGCTGCGAAACATACTTGtgccaaaaaatattaaagcatCATTGTAAGAAAATATTCTAGACATGAAAACTTATTACATATGTGACTTGACTTTGTTCTATGACTTCAGAGTTACtgatgtgtgtgaatattttcctgCACATGGACAAACGTCTTCTTACAGATAATTCTCCATCCTTTATTAACTAAAACAAATTGTTGATATAATGAATGTCAAATGTCACATAATGTTCACTGTCCTCttgaacttgtgtgtgtgtatatatatgtacatatatgaaAAGTGTTCCGAATATTTTGCCcccttcatgtatgttaatggagtgcacaaaatattaggaacactttttaatataatgcaTCCCAGTACACCagcaccacccactacgacctcaataatagccataaagtagaattatcacctttctgacaatgtcaacaaaaactgaaaatgtataagcttcgtaaatgtggaatttatggcagagctgttgtattggattgcattatattgcACAGATGTACCTAATCAGGTGGCCGAGTGTAGATTCACTGTACAGTTATTTATGAGACTTAAAGCACTAACCATGTACAGATTATTATCAGGTGCTATCATTGTACATATATAGATTTAGAATAAGGTCCcagttttttaattttagtccAGTGTCTAAATAAGATTTTAgttatgttttattacttttttctacttttttggGTGACCTTTTACTATTTTGTGATTCTTATGTGTAATTTTGCCATTATAATACTACACTTCCCTTTGGGATGAATTGAATACtccatctatctgtctgtctgtcttctatATAGATGAACATACCAGATTCCGGCTGTGGTTCAGTGCTTGCATCTCCTGAGACAGGAACTGCTTTTTCCTCTGTGAAGATCACAAAACTCAGAATTTCAGTAGAAACAGTTCCCCCaccacagcaaaacacagtaaaaattGGACATGATTAGCTTCACTATACTTTCAGAATACATATCCAAATGTAAAATCTCCCACTAAAAATGCACTAGCACATTCACCTGTTTTAACTATTGGTAGTCTGGCCTCAACAGGCTGTTTAAAGATCTCGCTCAGATGTTCCTTCAGGGCAGCAGCAAAGGCCTGTGTTGCTACCACCTTCTTGGAGTCCAGGTTGATTCGTGGGGTGTGAGGCTCACACTTTACAACCCGAGGTAAGTCAAACGAAGCCTGTGAGGAACAAGATAAAGGAGAGATATTTTTATGGGATGTGATTTCATGAATCATTGAAACATCTCATGCAAACAAATAATATACAGCTCTACTGGCCAGGGATAAAATTTGGCTAATTTCTATGTTTTGCTTCAGTAATACTGTTGAAGATATGCAGGGGCCCTTTAAATAAATCTTAATATTCCAAGTGTATTCAATAATGAGGACcacttttctcattttaactGCAATCGCTCTCTGTATAGTCAtttctgtcatattttttaGGCTAAACATCAATCTCTCCTTTCCACCTCCCCTACTTTATCTTTCTATGACAATTGTTTTCCACCTGTAGAAAGACCAGGGTTTGGGATTGACTCAGCAGACCGTTGATATCATCTTTGGCTTTTCTCATAATCTCAGTGTTCTCGGTGAACTTCTTCAGGAAGTCCCTATGTTTCGTCAGACCAATCTCCAGCTCACGGTCCACCTCATGTTGGGCCTCACGCTCCTCTTGGGTCAACATATCCCGCATCTCCTGATACACAGCTGCCAATGCTGTCTTCCTATTGATTGCTGAGTCCTGTAGGCAAAGACCATGATGGGAGCCGGTGGGGTGGAGACAAGTAAATACACACACCGGCATGTAATtgacatcacatttttctttgtaaataattcaataattaatttttttccagTTGGTAAGTGTTCATGTGAATAACATGGGAAATGTCACCGTAAAAATTACCTTCAGCTTGCTCTGcatgttgtttatttgaaaCACAGTGGTCTCAGTCTTCTCGATCTTCCCATCCAGCAACCCAATCTTGGTTCTCAGGTCAGACTACAGagacatataaataaaaaagatataaGACAGCTTCAGTACAAAGAGAATTATTACATTGGTTGTTATATTTGCCTGGAGCATAAtgcaaataatgttttaatatgtaCACCATCTGTTTTATTCCTGCAGCACCTCTCTCTAACTGGCAGCATTAAGTATCACCTTa is part of the Thunnus albacares chromosome 3, fThuAlb1.1, whole genome shotgun sequence genome and harbors:
- the LOC122979206 gene encoding E3 ubiquitin/ISG15 ligase TRIM25-like; protein product: MDESPFSLMSLEEELTCSICLSTFDSPVTIPCGHNFCQDCLLATWKDTYSCPQCRTHFATKPELKKNTVLSTVVETFRVRSSKNEAGLSGEEGAKAEKEDVIRCDTCMEAKASQTCLTCMASFCDEHLRPHRENPNLSLHQLSEPVGDLMDRICPDHHKLMELYCTQHDRLICSLCLPVHKGCTFISPEERRNLKESDLRTKIGLLDGKIEKTETTVFQINNMQSKLKDSAINRKTALAAVYQEMRDMLTQEEREAQHEVDRELEIGLTKHRDFLKKFTENTEIMRKAKDDINGLLSQSQTLVFLQASFDLPRVVKCEPHTPRINLDSKKVVATQAFAAALKEHLSEIFKQPVEARLPIVKTEEKAVPVSGDASTEPQPESEPSQPPQQRKPPRSHSPGRPPIRPYFQPVPRFPFMGSHPGWNPTQHGLGRPPGYYMVPPLMAGQRPRQDKKPPNAPGGKKPSASDFTKKDNPRRQHSSERSTRQHQRPNKND